From one Mycolicibacterium sp. HK-90 genomic stretch:
- a CDS encoding sterol desaturase family protein, translated as MTRNTFTLGDAAREFTRHPTPWMIGGALVVAVTARAAVGDWQLTDLLVPAAMLASFPFFEWIVHVFVLHWKPRKFGRFTVDSLLARDHRRHHVDPRDIPLIFIPWRALLWILPLATAVALLAFPRPALGLTFLSFLTVLGLGYEWCHYLIHSDYKPKSSVYRAVWRNHRQHHYKNEHYWFTVTTAGTADRVLGTHPDPATVPTSPTAKNLHAVTPAR; from the coding sequence ATGACGCGCAACACCTTCACCCTCGGCGATGCGGCCCGGGAATTCACCAGGCACCCGACCCCGTGGATGATCGGTGGCGCACTCGTCGTCGCCGTCACCGCACGGGCAGCCGTCGGGGACTGGCAACTCACCGACCTGTTGGTGCCCGCGGCGATGCTCGCGTCGTTCCCGTTCTTCGAATGGATTGTCCACGTCTTCGTACTGCACTGGAAGCCAAGAAAGTTCGGCCGCTTCACGGTGGATTCGCTGCTGGCGCGCGATCACCGGCGACACCATGTCGACCCGCGCGACATTCCGCTGATCTTCATCCCCTGGCGGGCACTGCTCTGGATCTTGCCCCTGGCAACGGCGGTGGCCCTGCTGGCTTTCCCGCGCCCGGCCCTCGGGCTGACCTTCCTGTCGTTCTTGACCGTGCTCGGACTCGGCTACGAATGGTGCCACTACCTGATCCACAGCGACTACAAGCCGAAAAGCAGTGTGTACCGCGCTGTTTGGCGTAATCACCGACAGCACCACTACAAGAACGAACACTACTGGTTCACCGTCACCACGGCCGGTACCGCCGACCGGGTGCTGGGGACTCATCCCGACCCTGCGACGGTACCGACCTCACCGACGGCGAAGAACCTGCATGCGGTTACGCCTGCACGATGA
- a CDS encoding FadR/GntR family transcriptional regulator, which yields MALQPVNRRSVPEDVFEQIVSEVLSGQMQPGEPLPSERRLAEVLGVSRPAVREAIKRLTEAGLVEVRQGDSTTVRDFRRHAGLDLLPRLLLRAGELDVGVVRSILETRLHNGPKVAELAARRAGPEQVAELTRTVELLAAEPDPVEQQRHALTFWDQVVDGADSIAFRLMYNTLRQTYEPALPALATMMAAEVGRPDAYGRIVEAIAAADPEAARAAAQDLLEPATNALMGALDALEENR from the coding sequence ATGGCCCTACAACCGGTGAACCGCCGTTCCGTGCCCGAGGACGTGTTCGAGCAGATCGTCAGCGAGGTGCTCAGCGGCCAGATGCAGCCCGGAGAGCCGCTTCCGAGTGAACGCCGGCTGGCCGAGGTGCTCGGGGTGTCCCGACCCGCCGTACGCGAAGCGATCAAGCGGCTGACCGAGGCCGGCCTGGTCGAGGTACGGCAGGGCGACTCGACCACCGTGCGTGACTTCCGCAGGCATGCCGGCCTCGACCTGCTGCCCCGGCTGCTGCTGCGCGCGGGAGAACTCGACGTAGGAGTGGTGCGCAGCATCCTGGAAACCCGATTGCACAACGGGCCGAAGGTCGCCGAGCTGGCCGCCCGCCGCGCTGGACCCGAACAGGTTGCCGAGCTCACCCGGACCGTGGAACTGCTGGCGGCCGAACCGGATCCGGTAGAGCAGCAACGTCACGCACTCACCTTCTGGGACCAGGTGGTCGACGGCGCCGATTCCATCGCATTCCGATTGATGTACAACACCCTTCGGCAGACCTACGAGCCGGCACTCCCGGCGTTGGCCACCATGATGGCCGCCGAGGTCGGACGCCCGGACGCGTACGGACGCATCGTCGAGGCGATCGCGGCCGCCGATCCCGAAGCGGCCCGAGCCGCCGCGCAGGACCTGTTGGAGCCGGCCACCAACGCGCTGATGGGCGCCCTCGACGCACTGGAGGAAAACCGATGA
- a CDS encoding helix-turn-helix domain-containing protein: MTSTNIQTPIGSLMRDWRLRRRVSQLDLAIEADVSARHLSFIETGRSVPSRAMVLRLAEALEVPLRDQNQLLLAAGLAPAYAERTIDDPEMAGVRDGVAQVLDAYHPFPCVVVDRTWNLLQANAGTALMLQNVAAHLLDRPNALRITLHPEGMAPRIRNLAEWRHHLITRLRREVTVSGSAELAHLLAEIESYPGGMEPVRDLGGVAVPLELTADDGTVLTFLSTVTTFGTALDLTAAELSIEAFLPADARTAAALRQRSGQTT, translated from the coding sequence GTGACGAGCACGAACATCCAGACACCCATCGGCTCACTGATGCGGGACTGGCGGCTGCGCAGGCGGGTCAGCCAGTTGGACCTGGCCATCGAAGCCGACGTCTCGGCCCGGCACCTCAGCTTCATCGAGACCGGCCGCTCGGTGCCGAGCCGGGCGATGGTGCTGCGGCTGGCCGAGGCCCTCGAGGTGCCGCTGCGCGATCAGAACCAGCTGTTGCTGGCCGCGGGACTGGCGCCGGCATACGCCGAACGAACGATCGACGATCCCGAGATGGCCGGCGTGCGCGACGGCGTCGCACAGGTGTTGGACGCCTACCATCCGTTCCCGTGTGTCGTCGTCGATCGCACCTGGAATCTGTTGCAGGCCAACGCCGGTACCGCACTCATGTTGCAGAATGTCGCCGCACACCTGCTGGACCGTCCCAATGCACTGCGCATCACCCTGCATCCGGAGGGTATGGCACCCCGCATCCGTAACCTTGCCGAATGGCGCCACCACCTGATCACCCGGTTGCGCCGCGAGGTCACCGTCAGCGGATCCGCCGAATTGGCACACCTGCTCGCCGAGATCGAGTCCTACCCGGGAGGCATGGAGCCGGTCCGCGACCTCGGTGGCGTCGCGGTGCCGCTGGAACTCACCGCCGACGACGGCACCGTGCTGACCTTCCTCAGCACCGTCACCACGTTCGGAACCGCGCTGGACCTGACCGCAGCCGAACTCAGCATCGAGGCGTTTCTGCCGGCCGATGCGCGAACCGCGGCCGCCCTGCGCCAGAGAAGTGGTCAGACCACTTGA
- a CDS encoding L,D-transpeptidase has protein sequence MQSAPSSSFGTVRASVLKVFAAIGVATLAVASTVNVASAAVSTPEPAAKIEPAAGAVVGVAMPLTVTFGSPVTDRAAAQRSLRISSPDTPTGTFTWLSDEVMQWKPDQLWPAHSKISVSAGGVKTSFETGAEVLGVADVSAHTFTVSIDGAVAREMPASMGKPKFPTPQGTFTALSKEPVVVMDSRTIGIPLSDPEGYKLTVYDAVRVTWGGVYVHGAPWSVGSQGYANVSHGCINLSPDNADWYFNTVRLGDPIIVQA, from the coding sequence ATGCAGAGTGCCCCATCGTCGTCATTCGGAACCGTTCGAGCTTCGGTGCTGAAAGTGTTTGCGGCGATTGGTGTCGCCACCCTGGCCGTCGCGAGCACGGTGAATGTCGCGTCTGCTGCGGTGAGCACGCCCGAGCCCGCGGCGAAGATCGAGCCTGCCGCGGGCGCCGTGGTCGGTGTCGCGATGCCGCTGACCGTGACGTTCGGCAGCCCGGTTACCGATCGTGCCGCCGCGCAGCGCAGCCTGCGGATCAGCTCACCCGATACCCCGACGGGCACGTTCACCTGGCTCAGTGACGAGGTAATGCAGTGGAAGCCGGATCAACTGTGGCCGGCACATTCGAAGATCTCGGTCAGCGCCGGAGGTGTCAAGACGAGCTTCGAGACCGGGGCCGAGGTGCTGGGTGTGGCTGATGTGAGCGCACACACCTTCACCGTCAGCATCGACGGTGCCGTCGCACGTGAGATGCCGGCTTCGATGGGCAAGCCGAAGTTTCCGACTCCCCAGGGCACCTTCACCGCATTGTCCAAAGAGCCTGTCGTCGTGATGGATTCACGCACCATCGGCATTCCGCTCAGCGACCCGGAGGGCTACAAGCTCACGGTCTACGATGCGGTGCGGGTGACGTGGGGTGGCGTCTACGTGCATGGCGCGCCCTGGTCGGTGGGCTCGCAGGGCTACGCCAACGTCAGCCACGGATGCATCAATCTCAGCCCGGACAACGCGGATTGGTACTTCAACACGGTGAGACTGGGCGATCCCATCATCGTGCAGGCGTAA